The following are encoded in a window of Oncorhynchus masou masou isolate Uvic2021 chromosome 17, UVic_Omas_1.1, whole genome shotgun sequence genomic DNA:
- the LOC135558467 gene encoding nucleolin-like isoform X3, producing the protein MPGKKVFNRCSPHVNSRVRCTGTLAERKEYTENMAKSGKTTQLKTSKKRTGKISEDNNSEEAATTPQVIVSTEPEENKVKDAPAAEAEQMDTTADVEKVKVQVAPVKRKTEAEDETSPAKKTKCINDGFCLFVGSLNTSKTVKEINDALANFFTSHSLLFQDIRVDITKKFAYVDFDTEENLTKALELNGEKILDRKMRLGKAKVKDPTVDDKKAKDARTLFVKNIPFAATKEDLRKVFDTAVEIRFPGGIGTPSKGIAYIEFETEATAEKVLEEKQGIDVQGRVIVIDFLGEKSLQQKIIKAPAEVTPNNELLVTNLAYAAKEDALKEIFHKAVSVKIPQSNGKPRGHAIIQFESVEDAKEALESSLNKEISGRAIRVEFSQKRPEGDKGNTVPSKTLMVRNLAKETSEETLKSVFEGAIEARVTKDKETGISRGFGFVDFESPEVCKAVKDAMADLQIDGSKVTLVYAKPQGERGSRGEGAGSNMRYGEKPGARGGSGGRGRGSSSRGGRGGRGSGGGKRT; encoded by the exons ATGCCGGGAAAGAAAGTATTTAATCGCTGCTCCCCACATGTGAATAGTCGTGTTCGCTGTACAGGAACGTTAGCAGAAAGAAAAGAATACACAGAAAACATGGCAAAGTCAGGCAAA ACAACCCAATTAAAGACCTCTAAAAAGAGAACTGGAAAGATCAGCGAAGACAATAACTCTG AGGAAGCTGCCACTACTCCACAAGTCATCGTTTCCACAGAACCTGAAGAGAACAAGGTCAAAGATGCCCCAG CTGCAGAAGCGGAACAGATGGACACAACTGCTGATGTGGAAAAGGTTAAAGTCCAGG TAGCCCCAGTAAAGAGAAAAACGGAAGCAGAGGATGAGACTTCTCCAGCGAAGAAAACAAAGTGCATTAATGATG ggTTTTGTCTATTTGTTGGAAGCTTGAACACATCCAAGACAGTGAAGGAAATTAATGATGCCTTGGCAAACTTCTTCACATCGCATAGTCTGTTGTTTCAGGATATTCGAGTGGACATTACAAA GAAATTTGCATATGTCGACTTTGACACAGAGGAAAACTTGACAAAAGCCCTTGAGCTGAATGGGGAGAAGATCCTGGACCGAAAGATGAGGCTAGGCAAGGCCAAGGTCAAAGACCCCACAGTAGATGACAAAAAAG CTAAAGATGCCAGGACCTTGTTTGTCAAGAATATCCCATTTGCAGCAACAAAGGAGGACTTGAGGAAAGTCTTTGACACGGCTGTCGAAATCAGGTTTCCTGGAGGCATTGGCACCCCAAGCAAAGG AATTGCCTACATAGAGTTCGAAACGGAGGCCACTGCTGAGAAAGTGCTGGAGGAGAAGCAGGGGATTGATGTCCAAGGCCGTGTAATCGTTATTGACTTTTTGGGAGAAAAGAGCCTACAACAAAAAATAATCAAAGCTCCAG CTGAGGTCACACCAAATAACGAATTACTGGTGACCAACCTGGCTTATGCTGCAAAAGAGGATGCCCTGAAGGAAATCTTTCACAAAGCAGTCAGTGTCAAGATACCACAGAGCAATGGTAAACCGAGAGG TCATGCCATCATTCAGTTTGAAAGTGTGGAAGATGCCAAAGAAGCCCTGGAATCATCGTTAAACAAAGAGATTAGTGGAAGAGCCATCAGAGTAGAGTTCAGCCAGAAGAGGCCAGAAGGTGACAAAGGGAACACTG TTCCTTCGAAGACGTTGATGGTCAGGAATCTTGCCAAGGAGACGAGTGAGGAGACTTTGAAAAGTGTCTTTGAAGGTGCCATTGAAGCTCGAGTCACCAAAGACAAGGAGACTGGCATATCTAGAGG GTTTGGCTTTGTGGACTTTGAGAGCCCAGAGGTCTGTAAGGCTGTCAAGGATGCCATGGCAGACCTACAGATTGATGGGAGCAAGGTGACCCTGGTCTATGCCAAACCCCAGGGTGAAAGAGGATCTCGTGGAGAAGGAGCGGGCTCAAACATGCGTTACGGAGAGAAACCCGGGGCTAGAGGTGGCTCTGGAGGCAGGGGCAGAGGTAGCAGCTCCAGAGGTGGACGAGGAG GCAGAGGTAGTGGCGGCGGAAAGAGGACTTAA
- the LOC135558467 gene encoding nucleolin-like isoform X1 has translation MPGKKVFNRCSPHVNSRVRCTGTLAERKEYTENMAKSGKTTQLKTSKKRTGKISEDNNSEVQTDSPASTEEAATTPQVIVSTEPEENKVKDAPAAEAEQMDTTADVEKVKVQVAPVKRKTEAEDETSPAKKTKCINDGFCLFVGSLNTSKTVKEINDALANFFTSHSLLFQDIRVDITKKFAYVDFDTEENLTKALELNGEKILDRKMRLGKAKVKDPTVDDKKAKDARTLFVKNIPFAATKEDLRKVFDTAVEIRFPGGIGTPSKGIAYIEFETEATAEKVLEEKQGIDVQGRVIVIDFLGEKSLQQKIIKAPAEVTPNNELLVTNLAYAAKEDALKEIFHKAVSVKIPQSNGKPRGHAIIQFESVEDAKEALESSLNKEISGRAIRVEFSQKRPEGDKGNTVPSKTLMVRNLAKETSEETLKSVFEGAIEARVTKDKETGISRGFGFVDFESPEVCKAVKDAMADLQIDGSKVTLVYAKPQGERGSRGEGAGSNMRYGEKPGARGGSGGRGRGSSSRGGRGGRGSGGGKRT, from the exons ATGCCGGGAAAGAAAGTATTTAATCGCTGCTCCCCACATGTGAATAGTCGTGTTCGCTGTACAGGAACGTTAGCAGAAAGAAAAGAATACACAGAAAACATGGCAAAGTCAGGCAAA ACAACCCAATTAAAGACCTCTAAAAAGAGAACTGGAAAGATCAGCGAAGACAATAACTCTG AGGTTCAGACTGATTCTCCAGCATCAACAGAGGAAGCTGCCACTACTCCACAAGTCATCGTTTCCACAGAACCTGAAGAGAACAAGGTCAAAGATGCCCCAG CTGCAGAAGCGGAACAGATGGACACAACTGCTGATGTGGAAAAGGTTAAAGTCCAGG TAGCCCCAGTAAAGAGAAAAACGGAAGCAGAGGATGAGACTTCTCCAGCGAAGAAAACAAAGTGCATTAATGATG ggTTTTGTCTATTTGTTGGAAGCTTGAACACATCCAAGACAGTGAAGGAAATTAATGATGCCTTGGCAAACTTCTTCACATCGCATAGTCTGTTGTTTCAGGATATTCGAGTGGACATTACAAA GAAATTTGCATATGTCGACTTTGACACAGAGGAAAACTTGACAAAAGCCCTTGAGCTGAATGGGGAGAAGATCCTGGACCGAAAGATGAGGCTAGGCAAGGCCAAGGTCAAAGACCCCACAGTAGATGACAAAAAAG CTAAAGATGCCAGGACCTTGTTTGTCAAGAATATCCCATTTGCAGCAACAAAGGAGGACTTGAGGAAAGTCTTTGACACGGCTGTCGAAATCAGGTTTCCTGGAGGCATTGGCACCCCAAGCAAAGG AATTGCCTACATAGAGTTCGAAACGGAGGCCACTGCTGAGAAAGTGCTGGAGGAGAAGCAGGGGATTGATGTCCAAGGCCGTGTAATCGTTATTGACTTTTTGGGAGAAAAGAGCCTACAACAAAAAATAATCAAAGCTCCAG CTGAGGTCACACCAAATAACGAATTACTGGTGACCAACCTGGCTTATGCTGCAAAAGAGGATGCCCTGAAGGAAATCTTTCACAAAGCAGTCAGTGTCAAGATACCACAGAGCAATGGTAAACCGAGAGG TCATGCCATCATTCAGTTTGAAAGTGTGGAAGATGCCAAAGAAGCCCTGGAATCATCGTTAAACAAAGAGATTAGTGGAAGAGCCATCAGAGTAGAGTTCAGCCAGAAGAGGCCAGAAGGTGACAAAGGGAACACTG TTCCTTCGAAGACGTTGATGGTCAGGAATCTTGCCAAGGAGACGAGTGAGGAGACTTTGAAAAGTGTCTTTGAAGGTGCCATTGAAGCTCGAGTCACCAAAGACAAGGAGACTGGCATATCTAGAGG GTTTGGCTTTGTGGACTTTGAGAGCCCAGAGGTCTGTAAGGCTGTCAAGGATGCCATGGCAGACCTACAGATTGATGGGAGCAAGGTGACCCTGGTCTATGCCAAACCCCAGGGTGAAAGAGGATCTCGTGGAGAAGGAGCGGGCTCAAACATGCGTTACGGAGAGAAACCCGGGGCTAGAGGTGGCTCTGGAGGCAGGGGCAGAGGTAGCAGCTCCAGAGGTGGACGAGGAG GCAGAGGTAGTGGCGGCGGAAAGAGGACTTAA
- the LOC135558467 gene encoding nucleolin-like isoform X2 produces the protein MPGKKVFNRCSPHVNSRVRCTGTLAERKEYTENMAKSGKTTQLKTSKKRTGKISEDNNSEVQTDSPASTEEAATTPQVIVSTEPEENKVKDAPAAEAEQMDTTADVEKVKVQAPVKRKTEAEDETSPAKKTKCINDGFCLFVGSLNTSKTVKEINDALANFFTSHSLLFQDIRVDITKKFAYVDFDTEENLTKALELNGEKILDRKMRLGKAKVKDPTVDDKKAKDARTLFVKNIPFAATKEDLRKVFDTAVEIRFPGGIGTPSKGIAYIEFETEATAEKVLEEKQGIDVQGRVIVIDFLGEKSLQQKIIKAPAEVTPNNELLVTNLAYAAKEDALKEIFHKAVSVKIPQSNGKPRGHAIIQFESVEDAKEALESSLNKEISGRAIRVEFSQKRPEGDKGNTVPSKTLMVRNLAKETSEETLKSVFEGAIEARVTKDKETGISRGFGFVDFESPEVCKAVKDAMADLQIDGSKVTLVYAKPQGERGSRGEGAGSNMRYGEKPGARGGSGGRGRGSSSRGGRGGRGSGGGKRT, from the exons ATGCCGGGAAAGAAAGTATTTAATCGCTGCTCCCCACATGTGAATAGTCGTGTTCGCTGTACAGGAACGTTAGCAGAAAGAAAAGAATACACAGAAAACATGGCAAAGTCAGGCAAA ACAACCCAATTAAAGACCTCTAAAAAGAGAACTGGAAAGATCAGCGAAGACAATAACTCTG AGGTTCAGACTGATTCTCCAGCATCAACAGAGGAAGCTGCCACTACTCCACAAGTCATCGTTTCCACAGAACCTGAAGAGAACAAGGTCAAAGATGCCCCAG CTGCAGAAGCGGAACAGATGGACACAACTGCTGATGTGGAAAAGGTTAAAGTCCAGG CCCCAGTAAAGAGAAAAACGGAAGCAGAGGATGAGACTTCTCCAGCGAAGAAAACAAAGTGCATTAATGATG ggTTTTGTCTATTTGTTGGAAGCTTGAACACATCCAAGACAGTGAAGGAAATTAATGATGCCTTGGCAAACTTCTTCACATCGCATAGTCTGTTGTTTCAGGATATTCGAGTGGACATTACAAA GAAATTTGCATATGTCGACTTTGACACAGAGGAAAACTTGACAAAAGCCCTTGAGCTGAATGGGGAGAAGATCCTGGACCGAAAGATGAGGCTAGGCAAGGCCAAGGTCAAAGACCCCACAGTAGATGACAAAAAAG CTAAAGATGCCAGGACCTTGTTTGTCAAGAATATCCCATTTGCAGCAACAAAGGAGGACTTGAGGAAAGTCTTTGACACGGCTGTCGAAATCAGGTTTCCTGGAGGCATTGGCACCCCAAGCAAAGG AATTGCCTACATAGAGTTCGAAACGGAGGCCACTGCTGAGAAAGTGCTGGAGGAGAAGCAGGGGATTGATGTCCAAGGCCGTGTAATCGTTATTGACTTTTTGGGAGAAAAGAGCCTACAACAAAAAATAATCAAAGCTCCAG CTGAGGTCACACCAAATAACGAATTACTGGTGACCAACCTGGCTTATGCTGCAAAAGAGGATGCCCTGAAGGAAATCTTTCACAAAGCAGTCAGTGTCAAGATACCACAGAGCAATGGTAAACCGAGAGG TCATGCCATCATTCAGTTTGAAAGTGTGGAAGATGCCAAAGAAGCCCTGGAATCATCGTTAAACAAAGAGATTAGTGGAAGAGCCATCAGAGTAGAGTTCAGCCAGAAGAGGCCAGAAGGTGACAAAGGGAACACTG TTCCTTCGAAGACGTTGATGGTCAGGAATCTTGCCAAGGAGACGAGTGAGGAGACTTTGAAAAGTGTCTTTGAAGGTGCCATTGAAGCTCGAGTCACCAAAGACAAGGAGACTGGCATATCTAGAGG GTTTGGCTTTGTGGACTTTGAGAGCCCAGAGGTCTGTAAGGCTGTCAAGGATGCCATGGCAGACCTACAGATTGATGGGAGCAAGGTGACCCTGGTCTATGCCAAACCCCAGGGTGAAAGAGGATCTCGTGGAGAAGGAGCGGGCTCAAACATGCGTTACGGAGAGAAACCCGGGGCTAGAGGTGGCTCTGGAGGCAGGGGCAGAGGTAGCAGCTCCAGAGGTGGACGAGGAG GCAGAGGTAGTGGCGGCGGAAAGAGGACTTAA
- the LOC135558467 gene encoding nucleolin-like isoform X4 has product MSAFLSPAVAVAPVKRKTEAEDETSPAKKTKCINDGFCLFVGSLNTSKTVKEINDALANFFTSHSLLFQDIRVDITKKFAYVDFDTEENLTKALELNGEKILDRKMRLGKAKVKDPTVDDKKAKDARTLFVKNIPFAATKEDLRKVFDTAVEIRFPGGIGTPSKGIAYIEFETEATAEKVLEEKQGIDVQGRVIVIDFLGEKSLQQKIIKAPAEVTPNNELLVTNLAYAAKEDALKEIFHKAVSVKIPQSNGKPRGHAIIQFESVEDAKEALESSLNKEISGRAIRVEFSQKRPEGDKGNTVPSKTLMVRNLAKETSEETLKSVFEGAIEARVTKDKETGISRGFGFVDFESPEVCKAVKDAMADLQIDGSKVTLVYAKPQGERGSRGEGAGSNMRYGEKPGARGGSGGRGRGSSSRGGRGGRGSGGGKRT; this is encoded by the exons ATGTCTGCATTTCTCTCTCCGGCTGTTGCAGTAGCCCCAGTAAAGAGAAAAACGGAAGCAGAGGATGAGACTTCTCCAGCGAAGAAAACAAAGTGCATTAATGATG ggTTTTGTCTATTTGTTGGAAGCTTGAACACATCCAAGACAGTGAAGGAAATTAATGATGCCTTGGCAAACTTCTTCACATCGCATAGTCTGTTGTTTCAGGATATTCGAGTGGACATTACAAA GAAATTTGCATATGTCGACTTTGACACAGAGGAAAACTTGACAAAAGCCCTTGAGCTGAATGGGGAGAAGATCCTGGACCGAAAGATGAGGCTAGGCAAGGCCAAGGTCAAAGACCCCACAGTAGATGACAAAAAAG CTAAAGATGCCAGGACCTTGTTTGTCAAGAATATCCCATTTGCAGCAACAAAGGAGGACTTGAGGAAAGTCTTTGACACGGCTGTCGAAATCAGGTTTCCTGGAGGCATTGGCACCCCAAGCAAAGG AATTGCCTACATAGAGTTCGAAACGGAGGCCACTGCTGAGAAAGTGCTGGAGGAGAAGCAGGGGATTGATGTCCAAGGCCGTGTAATCGTTATTGACTTTTTGGGAGAAAAGAGCCTACAACAAAAAATAATCAAAGCTCCAG CTGAGGTCACACCAAATAACGAATTACTGGTGACCAACCTGGCTTATGCTGCAAAAGAGGATGCCCTGAAGGAAATCTTTCACAAAGCAGTCAGTGTCAAGATACCACAGAGCAATGGTAAACCGAGAGG TCATGCCATCATTCAGTTTGAAAGTGTGGAAGATGCCAAAGAAGCCCTGGAATCATCGTTAAACAAAGAGATTAGTGGAAGAGCCATCAGAGTAGAGTTCAGCCAGAAGAGGCCAGAAGGTGACAAAGGGAACACTG TTCCTTCGAAGACGTTGATGGTCAGGAATCTTGCCAAGGAGACGAGTGAGGAGACTTTGAAAAGTGTCTTTGAAGGTGCCATTGAAGCTCGAGTCACCAAAGACAAGGAGACTGGCATATCTAGAGG GTTTGGCTTTGTGGACTTTGAGAGCCCAGAGGTCTGTAAGGCTGTCAAGGATGCCATGGCAGACCTACAGATTGATGGGAGCAAGGTGACCCTGGTCTATGCCAAACCCCAGGGTGAAAGAGGATCTCGTGGAGAAGGAGCGGGCTCAAACATGCGTTACGGAGAGAAACCCGGGGCTAGAGGTGGCTCTGGAGGCAGGGGCAGAGGTAGCAGCTCCAGAGGTGGACGAGGAG GCAGAGGTAGTGGCGGCGGAAAGAGGACTTAA